A section of the Synechococcus sp. MU1617 genome encodes:
- the hemF gene encoding oxygen-dependent coproporphyrinogen oxidase, with product MVRSLIRRVLGRQDVGVSKPPLELPPSDSRERARAMVMGLQDEICAGLEALDGEGRFVEESWVRPEGGGGRSRVMREGRVFEQGGVNFSEVQGEELPPSILKQRPEAKGHPWFATGTSMVLHPRNPYIPTVHLNYRYFEAGPVWWFGGGADLTPYYPFLDDARHFHRTHQAACDSVHPDLHKVFKPWCDEYFYLKHRDETRGVGGIFYDYQDANGTLYKGQDPSGPAAQVSARLGARPLSWEQLFSLGQANGRAFLPAYAPIVEKRHPMAYGDRERDFQLYRRGRYVEFNLVWDRGTIFGLQTNGRTESILMSLPPLVRWEYGYTAEAGSREALLTELFTKPQDWLGDASLDERCRPHGAIN from the coding sequence ATGGTTCGCTCCCTGATTCGCCGCGTCCTCGGACGCCAGGACGTGGGTGTCAGCAAGCCTCCCCTTGAACTGCCCCCCAGCGATTCCAGAGAACGGGCCCGGGCGATGGTGATGGGGCTTCAGGACGAAATCTGTGCGGGCCTTGAAGCGCTTGATGGTGAAGGCCGCTTCGTTGAGGAAAGTTGGGTCAGGCCTGAAGGGGGTGGTGGGCGCTCCCGGGTGATGCGTGAGGGCCGCGTCTTCGAACAAGGCGGCGTGAATTTCTCCGAGGTTCAAGGGGAAGAACTGCCCCCGTCGATCCTCAAGCAGCGTCCGGAAGCGAAGGGACATCCCTGGTTCGCCACGGGAACCTCGATGGTGCTGCATCCGCGCAATCCCTACATCCCGACGGTTCACCTCAACTACCGCTACTTCGAGGCTGGCCCAGTGTGGTGGTTTGGCGGGGGTGCCGACCTGACCCCCTACTACCCCTTCCTCGACGACGCCCGTCACTTCCATCGCACCCATCAGGCGGCCTGTGATTCGGTTCACCCGGATCTGCACAAGGTCTTCAAGCCCTGGTGCGATGAGTACTTCTATTTGAAGCACCGCGATGAAACCCGCGGCGTTGGCGGCATCTTTTACGACTACCAAGATGCCAACGGCACGCTCTACAAGGGCCAGGATCCCTCCGGTCCTGCGGCTCAGGTGTCAGCCCGTTTGGGAGCTCGGCCGTTGAGTTGGGAGCAGCTGTTCTCCTTGGGGCAGGCAAATGGCAGAGCCTTCTTGCCCGCCTATGCCCCCATCGTCGAGAAGCGTCATCCGATGGCCTATGGCGATCGCGAGAGGGACTTTCAGCTCTATCGCCGGGGCCGTTATGTGGAGTTCAACCTGGTTTGGGACCGCGGCACGATCTTTGGCCTGCAGACCAATGGACGGACGGAGTCGATCTTGATGTCTCTGCCCCCGCTGGTGCGTTGGGAGTACGGCTACACCGCAGAGGCTGGATCACGGGAGGCCCTGCTAACTGAACTGTTCACCAAGCCTCAGGATTGGCTCGGTGATGCCTCGCTCGATGAGCGCTGCCGCCCCCATGGCGCGATCAACTAA
- a CDS encoding N-acetylmuramoyl-L-alanine amidase → MRLPAWMQRRRFASGLAITGLSLATLAMTKAAEQHNWLGTAEPSNEPAEQPAPEQPDPCPSPTTPDPLLGPRTKKPGSWVGRSPVQSNLPIVVMAGHADSQGTVSPGTPGYAVDQQNRPPMQPGIRDELFWNRQVQAAVVSQGQAHGLNIRAYTPPSISIANDNDPSTNWSKAKVFSERGEYVLEIHFDAYRPHGFGSGLIPVLANVRELNVVDESLAQAFGRYPRLFRGGLGGPRRGIGILEIAMLEPPLETKLRDPSSREHTVNCLAERVVNALVQGVS, encoded by the coding sequence ATGCGTCTGCCGGCCTGGATGCAACGCCGTCGCTTTGCCTCAGGGCTTGCCATCACAGGCCTGTCGCTGGCAACCCTCGCGATGACCAAGGCTGCGGAACAACACAACTGGCTTGGCACAGCCGAGCCCAGCAACGAACCAGCGGAGCAACCCGCACCGGAACAGCCAGACCCCTGTCCCTCGCCCACCACGCCAGACCCCCTGCTAGGCCCACGCACCAAGAAACCCGGGAGCTGGGTCGGCCGAAGCCCTGTTCAATCCAACCTGCCGATCGTCGTTATGGCAGGGCACGCCGACTCCCAGGGCACCGTCAGTCCCGGAACCCCGGGATATGCCGTGGATCAGCAAAACCGTCCGCCGATGCAACCGGGCATTCGCGATGAGCTGTTCTGGAACCGCCAGGTTCAGGCCGCTGTGGTGAGCCAAGGCCAAGCCCATGGCTTGAACATCCGCGCCTACACCCCTCCTTCCATCAGCATCGCGAACGACAACGACCCCAGCACCAACTGGTCGAAGGCCAAAGTGTTTTCGGAGCGTGGTGAATACGTTCTGGAGATCCATTTCGATGCCTATCGGCCCCATGGCTTCGGCTCCGGTCTGATTCCTGTGCTCGCGAATGTGCGTGAACTGAACGTCGTCGATGAAAGCCTGGCCCAGGCGTTTGGGCGCTACCCACGACTTTTCCGCGGAGGCCTTGGCGGTCCGCGTCGCGGCATCGGAATTCTTGAAATCGCCATGCTTGAGCCCCCCCTGGAGACGAAACTGAGGGATCCGAGCTCAAGGGAGCACACGGTGAACTGCCTTGCCGAGCGCGTGGTGAATGCGCTCGTCCAAGGCGTCAGTTAG
- a CDS encoding cofactor assembly of complex C subunit B, with the protein MPAGFQSTLLLTVLLAIGLVFFLRAASKDRTTVVDVISPQPPITVLDGLSTWLEDRGWSRDGGDAERQVLRFKGKVASSQPLAVLLSGLAAIGSACFGLVLRQLAPQLHWWPLLLIGLGPLAGALYTRRAARTEALELQLLPAPEGEGSAIRLRAHRDELIAIELELAETLQLASDGSLLSSPI; encoded by the coding sequence ATGCCTGCAGGATTCCAATCCACCCTCCTGCTGACTGTTCTGCTGGCGATTGGTCTGGTGTTCTTTCTGCGTGCAGCCAGCAAAGATCGAACCACAGTGGTGGATGTGATATCCCCCCAACCCCCGATCACCGTGCTCGATGGGCTCAGCACCTGGCTGGAAGACCGCGGTTGGAGCCGAGATGGCGGCGATGCAGAGCGTCAGGTGCTCCGCTTCAAGGGGAAAGTGGCCTCCAGCCAACCCCTGGCCGTGTTGCTGTCGGGACTGGCGGCGATTGGCTCCGCCTGCTTCGGCTTGGTCCTGCGTCAGCTGGCACCTCAACTGCACTGGTGGCCTCTTCTGCTGATCGGCTTGGGCCCTTTGGCAGGCGCCCTCTACACGCGACGAGCCGCTCGCACAGAAGCCCTGGAACTGCAATTGCTACCGGCCCCCGAGGGAGAGGGCAGCGCCATTCGTCTACGGGCCCATCGGGACGAACTGATCGCCATCGAACTGGAACTGGCTGAGACCCTGCAACTCGCCAGTGATGGGTCCCTGCTCTCCTCCCCGATCTGA
- a CDS encoding helix-turn-helix transcriptional regulator: MFSRRKPSRTCLADIEQYFHQPPPQFLDLELAVCWILECLLKDDNYPSALLQKLIREEPQLRLSETVLQQALEFLEQQGSISSYTQRCPSRGRPRRMLHLESDARSEAERLMQPWRSWLNSHRFALN, from the coding sequence GTGTTCTCTCGCAGAAAGCCTTCGCGCACCTGTCTGGCAGACATCGAGCAGTACTTCCATCAGCCGCCGCCGCAATTCCTCGACCTGGAACTGGCTGTCTGCTGGATCCTCGAGTGCTTGCTCAAAGACGACAACTACCCATCCGCACTCCTGCAGAAACTGATCCGGGAGGAGCCACAACTGCGGCTTTCTGAAACCGTCCTGCAACAGGCCCTGGAGTTCCTTGAGCAACAGGGCTCGATCAGCAGTTACACCCAACGCTGCCCGAGTCGCGGGCGGCCCCGGCGCATGCTCCACCTTGAATCTGATGCACGGAGCGAAGCAGAGCGGCTGATGCAGCCCTGGCGCAGCTGGCTGAACTCCCACCGGTTCGCTTTGAACTAG
- a CDS encoding ribonuclease D — translation MAEKSSSPAEFAVFDRDLDAAWTERYLQSPRLAVDTEAMGLIHGRDRLCLVQIADAEDRVVCVRIGLGQTEAPNLKRLFEASTVEKVFHFARFDVAALAAGLGIAVNPVFCTKVGSRLGRTYTPRHGLKDLVMELVGVELDKGAQSSDWGRVDELTDVQLAYAANDVRYLLPARERLEHMLRREGRWDLAQRCFQCVPVVAELDRLRFHQIFEH, via the coding sequence ATGGCTGAGAAGTCGTCATCCCCAGCGGAATTCGCCGTCTTTGATCGCGATCTCGATGCAGCTTGGACGGAGCGCTACCTGCAGTCCCCGCGGCTTGCCGTTGACACCGAAGCGATGGGGCTGATCCATGGCCGTGATCGGCTTTGCCTGGTTCAGATCGCCGACGCCGAGGACCGTGTGGTCTGCGTCCGCATTGGCCTGGGCCAGACCGAGGCACCCAACCTCAAGCGTCTGTTTGAGGCGTCCACGGTTGAGAAGGTGTTTCACTTCGCCCGTTTCGATGTGGCCGCGCTGGCCGCTGGTTTGGGAATTGCAGTGAATCCAGTGTTCTGCACCAAGGTCGGCAGTCGGCTCGGCCGCACATACACCCCCCGCCATGGCCTTAAGGATCTGGTCATGGAATTGGTCGGTGTTGAGCTGGACAAGGGCGCCCAGAGCAGTGACTGGGGCAGGGTTGACGAACTCACGGATGTCCAGCTGGCCTATGCCGCCAACGACGTCCGCTACCTGCTGCCAGCCCGAGAGCGCTTGGAGCATATGTTGCGGCGGGAAGGACGTTGGGATCTGGCGCAGCGCTGCTTTCAATGCGTTCCGGTGGTTGCCGAGTTGGATCGGCTGCGTTTTCACCAGATCTTTGAGCACTGA
- a CDS encoding lipid-A-disaccharide synthase-related protein encodes MLFLCNGHGEDLITLRIIQAVHRRAPRCPLTVLPLVGAGRVFDAAVQQGWLTRLGPKAALPSGGFSNQSLKGLLADVRAGLPSLSWSQWRLVRRLGHERQSIVAVGDLLPLLMAWSSGAPFGFIGTPKSDYTWLSGPGRAKSDCYHRLKGSEWDPWEWRLMRSRRCQLVAMRDRLTARGLQRKGVDALAPGNPMMDGLQIQPLPSALERCRRVLLLCGSRMPEAQRNLRRLVRSAMALPGRVPMALLMAVGAQPDAEALSDSLEQLGFRRSLPPSDQLGAEACWVKGACLVLIGRGCFDRWAGWAEAGIATAGTATEQLVGLGIPALSLPGPGPQFKPGFARRQSRLLGGAVRPCSDESELTKRLEVLLADAALRSHLGRIGTQRMGPAGGSDQLARLILDRFNGY; translated from the coding sequence CTGCTGTTTCTCTGCAACGGCCATGGGGAAGATCTGATCACCCTGCGGATCATCCAGGCCGTCCATCGGCGCGCACCGCGATGCCCCCTGACCGTGCTTCCTCTGGTGGGCGCCGGCCGGGTGTTTGATGCAGCAGTTCAGCAGGGATGGTTGACACGCTTGGGGCCGAAAGCGGCCCTGCCCAGCGGTGGCTTCAGCAACCAAAGCCTGAAAGGTCTGCTGGCAGACGTCAGGGCTGGGCTCCCCAGCCTGAGCTGGAGCCAATGGCGGTTGGTGCGCCGCCTGGGGCATGAGCGCCAATCCATCGTTGCCGTCGGCGATTTGCTGCCACTGCTGATGGCCTGGAGCAGTGGCGCTCCCTTCGGCTTCATCGGCACTCCCAAAAGCGACTACACGTGGCTCAGCGGTCCCGGACGGGCCAAAAGCGACTGTTACCACCGGCTCAAAGGCAGTGAGTGGGATCCCTGGGAATGGCGCTTGATGCGCTCGCGCCGCTGTCAACTGGTGGCCATGCGTGATCGGCTCACGGCCCGTGGCTTGCAACGCAAGGGCGTGGACGCTCTGGCGCCGGGCAATCCGATGATGGATGGCCTTCAAATCCAACCGCTGCCATCGGCCCTGGAACGCTGCCGCCGCGTGCTCTTGCTCTGCGGAAGTCGCATGCCGGAGGCCCAGCGCAACCTGCGGCGGTTGGTGCGCAGCGCTATGGCGCTGCCCGGACGTGTACCGATGGCACTGCTCATGGCCGTGGGCGCCCAACCCGATGCAGAGGCCCTGAGCGACAGTCTTGAACAACTGGGTTTTCGACGCAGCCTTCCGCCTTCGGATCAACTGGGTGCCGAAGCCTGCTGGGTGAAAGGAGCCTGCTTGGTGCTGATCGGGCGAGGTTGCTTTGACCGATGGGCCGGCTGGGCCGAAGCCGGCATCGCCACCGCCGGAACGGCGACGGAACAACTTGTGGGCCTGGGCATTCCGGCTCTGTCCCTGCCGGGACCAGGGCCGCAGTTCAAGCCGGGCTTCGCCCGCCGTCAGAGCCGCCTGCTGGGGGGAGCGGTTCGTCCTTGCTCTGACGAATCCGAGCTCACCAAACGGCTCGAAGTCCTCCTGGCTGACGCGGCACTCCGCTCCCACCTGGGAAGGATCGGTACGCAGCGGATGGGGCCAGCAGGGGGAAGCGATCAGCTGGCACGACTGATCCTGGATCGCTTCAACGGATACTGA
- a CDS encoding aldo/keto reductase, translating to MAGSSIAPLNGIGFGTWAWGNKTVWGYDPQRDDARLRATFRQALSSGLNLIDTADSYGTGSLSGRSEALLGDFMAELPALRRSQLTVATKLAPFPWRWGRRGFDAAFEASRTRLKGQLRRVQLHWSTARYAPWQETGLLDGLAELVLAGRVDELGLSNLGPQRLVLIHRRLLERGVSLCSIQVQCSLLAPADDQLRELIAVSRDLDVEVLAYSPLAFGVLGCAPGAEERRPSTWLRGRLFRRLLPASLELRSEIQAIAIEHGTSMVQVALNWCRALGTTPIPGLRTPEQARDVAAALQWSMSPEERQRLDAARIRCSERMPANPFQSR from the coding sequence ATGGCTGGAAGCAGCATCGCTCCGTTGAACGGCATCGGTTTCGGCACCTGGGCCTGGGGCAACAAGACGGTTTGGGGATATGACCCCCAGCGGGACGACGCTCGACTTCGCGCCACGTTTCGACAGGCCCTCAGCTCTGGGCTCAACTTGATCGACACCGCGGATTCCTATGGAACGGGGAGCCTGAGTGGACGCAGCGAAGCGCTGCTGGGCGACTTCATGGCCGAGTTGCCAGCCCTGCGCCGATCCCAGTTGACGGTGGCCACGAAGTTGGCCCCATTCCCCTGGCGCTGGGGGCGTCGGGGCTTTGATGCTGCCTTCGAGGCCAGTCGAACGCGGCTCAAGGGGCAGCTGCGGCGCGTGCAATTGCACTGGAGTACGGCGCGTTACGCGCCCTGGCAGGAGACAGGCCTTCTCGATGGTTTGGCTGAGCTTGTCCTGGCTGGCCGTGTGGACGAGTTGGGGCTGTCCAACCTTGGCCCTCAACGCCTGGTGTTGATCCATCGCCGTTTGTTGGAACGCGGCGTTTCCCTGTGCAGCATTCAGGTGCAGTGTTCACTCTTGGCGCCTGCGGATGATCAGCTGCGCGAGTTAATCGCTGTCAGCAGGGATCTTGATGTGGAGGTGTTGGCCTACAGCCCTCTGGCTTTCGGCGTGCTGGGTTGTGCGCCCGGGGCTGAGGAGAGACGTCCTTCTACCTGGTTGAGAGGCCGTTTGTTCCGGCGCCTGCTTCCGGCCAGTCTTGAGTTGCGCAGTGAGATCCAGGCCATCGCGATCGAACACGGGACATCGATGGTTCAAGTTGCTTTGAACTGGTGCAGAGCTCTTGGCACAACGCCGATCCCGGGACTGCGAACTCCAGAGCAGGCCAGGGATGTCGCCGCTGCACTGCAATGGTCGATGTCACCTGAGGAGCGTCAGCGGTTGGATGCGGCCCGGATCCGTTGCAGCGAGCGGATGCCCGCCAATCCCTTTCAGAGTCGCTGA
- a CDS encoding histidine phosphotransferase: MPFDKPQRITRRRSSAGPVPPRRPLPSGQDRQQGYRQGARPTFLTLRDHGKVFVADMPHLSDGQLAHICKEAQEVLESLERRIQDMEQELSHGPQERDTLIKASTKRDVTRRFIRAIQDEQEHRQNNPALRSAAGESLPRTFLEVARHRLPGATFDSLLQEALAACAKQQDTPPAPTRLEPSQDKVIPIRNDGDSLPVVVSPAPESASEA; this comes from the coding sequence ATGCCTTTTGATAAGCCCCAGCGCATTACGCGCCGTCGATCCTCTGCAGGTCCTGTTCCACCTCGGCGTCCTTTGCCTTCAGGACAGGACAGGCAGCAGGGCTACAGGCAGGGCGCACGACCAACATTTCTCACGCTCCGTGATCACGGCAAGGTCTTCGTGGCCGACATGCCCCACCTGTCGGATGGGCAGCTGGCTCACATCTGCAAGGAAGCCCAGGAGGTTTTGGAAAGCCTCGAACGGCGGATTCAAGACATGGAGCAGGAGCTCAGTCATGGTCCTCAGGAGCGCGACACCCTGATCAAGGCGTCCACCAAACGTGACGTCACACGCCGGTTCATCCGAGCCATTCAGGACGAACAGGAGCATCGGCAGAACAACCCTGCTCTGAGGAGCGCTGCAGGCGAATCGCTTCCGCGCACCTTTCTGGAGGTCGCCCGGCATCGACTGCCCGGAGCAACCTTTGATTCCTTGCTGCAGGAAGCTCTCGCCGCCTGCGCCAAGCAACAGGACACTCCCCCTGCCCCCACTCGCTTGGAACCCTCACAGGACAAGGTCATCCCGATTCGCAATGACGGGGACAGCCTCCCGGTGGTGGTGAGCCCAGCCCCTGAATCCGCCTCGGAGGCCTGA
- the purM gene encoding phosphoribosylformylglycinamidine cyclo-ligase, with the protein MDYKSAGVDVEAGRAFVQRIKASVEATHRPEVIGGLGGFGGLMRLPAGLRKPLLVSGTDGVGTKLELAQEHGSHHGVGIDLVAMCVNDVITSGAAPLFFLDYMATGALAPSAMAEVVEGIADGCRQSGCALLGGETAEMPGFYPQGRYDLAGFCVAVVEEDNLIDGQRIQPGDSVIGVASSGVHSNGFSLVRKVLEQANANANTLYGTDQRPLIGDLLAPTTLYADLVQHLLQSGCELHGMAHITGGGLPENLPRCLPEGCSARVDASSWTRPTLFRWLQEAGDIPERDLWHTFNLGIGFCLVVPAGSEAAVIEHCRSKNHQAWVIGNVTSNTPGSTAVLEGVPA; encoded by the coding sequence ATGGATTACAAGAGCGCTGGAGTTGATGTCGAAGCCGGGCGCGCTTTCGTGCAGCGCATCAAGGCGTCTGTGGAAGCCACCCACCGTCCAGAGGTCATCGGTGGCCTTGGCGGTTTTGGCGGACTGATGCGTCTTCCAGCCGGATTGCGCAAGCCCTTGCTGGTGTCGGGCACCGATGGCGTCGGGACCAAACTGGAGCTGGCCCAGGAGCATGGCAGCCATCACGGCGTGGGCATCGACCTGGTGGCGATGTGCGTCAACGACGTGATCACGTCGGGAGCAGCGCCGCTCTTTTTTCTGGATTACATGGCCACCGGCGCCTTAGCGCCATCGGCAATGGCCGAGGTTGTTGAAGGCATCGCCGATGGCTGCAGGCAAAGCGGCTGTGCCCTGCTCGGCGGCGAAACGGCCGAGATGCCAGGGTTCTACCCCCAGGGGCGCTACGACCTCGCCGGTTTTTGCGTGGCCGTCGTCGAAGAAGACAATCTCATTGACGGCCAACGCATCCAACCTGGCGACAGCGTGATCGGTGTGGCCAGCAGCGGCGTACACAGCAACGGCTTCAGCTTGGTGCGCAAGGTGCTGGAACAGGCCAACGCAAATGCGAACACTCTGTATGGCACCGACCAGCGCCCCCTGATCGGCGACTTGCTGGCGCCAACAACCCTGTATGCCGACCTGGTGCAGCACCTGCTGCAGAGCGGATGCGAGCTCCATGGCATGGCCCACATCACCGGCGGAGGGCTACCGGAAAACCTTCCGCGCTGCCTGCCAGAGGGCTGCTCTGCGCGCGTCGATGCCTCTAGCTGGACGAGGCCAACCCTCTTCCGTTGGCTGCAGGAGGCCGGAGACATTCCCGAACGGGACCTTTGGCACACGTTCAACCTCGGCATCGGCTTCTGCCTGGTGGTACCGGCGGGGAGCGAAGCCGCTGTGATCGAGCACTGCCGAAGCAAGAACCATCAGGCCTGGGTGATTGGCAACGTGACCTCCAACACCCCAGGCAGCACCGCAGTTCTCGAAGGTGTGCCCGCCTGA
- a CDS encoding septal ring lytic transglycosylase RlpA family protein — MATLSGAITGSAALLPVVASDFLSVNGTESIDFLDLVAEPQASELQATLSPAEVRPVVAPPAAELPKPKLKVVPEVVKVITGEASWYGPGFYGNRTANGEVYKPGTMTAAHRTLPFGTKVRVTNLWNGRTAVIRINDRGPFIDHRVIDLGHGAASDLGLTASGIAQVKLEVLR; from the coding sequence ATGGCCACGCTCTCCGGAGCGATTACAGGGAGTGCGGCACTCCTGCCGGTGGTGGCCAGCGATTTCCTCTCGGTCAACGGAACAGAGTCCATTGACTTCCTTGATCTGGTCGCTGAGCCACAGGCTTCCGAGCTCCAGGCAACGCTCTCCCCTGCTGAGGTCAGACCGGTCGTTGCGCCTCCAGCTGCTGAACTTCCCAAGCCGAAGTTGAAGGTCGTACCTGAAGTCGTGAAGGTCATCACCGGCGAGGCCAGTTGGTACGGCCCCGGTTTTTACGGCAACCGCACCGCCAATGGTGAGGTCTACAAGCCCGGCACGATGACGGCGGCTCACCGCACGCTTCCTTTTGGAACCAAAGTGCGCGTGACCAACCTCTGGAATGGGCGCACGGCCGTGATTCGCATCAACGACCGCGGACCTTTTATTGATCACCGGGTGATCGACCTTGGCCATGGCGCTGCCTCTGATCTGGGTTTGACTGCCTCTGGAATCGCCCAGGTCAAGCTTGAGGTGCTGCGCTGA
- a CDS encoding bifunctional pantoate--beta-alanine ligase/(d)CMP kinase produces the protein MSCVVLSTQAELESFRVNLSGPLQFVPTMGGLHQGHGELIRLAAARGPVLVSVFVNPLQFGPAEDFDRYPRTLDADRGLAERSGAHALWAPSVDAIYPSGLQSAVSRSAQAALQTHLCGASRPGHFDGVVTVVARLLQLVEPSCLWLGEKDWQQLVILRRLVADLDVDVAVRAVPTVREPDGLALSSRNQYLSCADRARAAALPSALRCADPNDPETSVRQRLGEAGLEVEYVERVAPFTLQPCGSETAISLLAAAVRCGTTRLIDHVFLMTRQPLVAIDGPAGAGKSTVTRAFAEQMGLVYLDTGAMYRSVTWLVQQNGVDPQDAASIAPLLNDLDLQLRSLPGGGQQVLVNGQDVSEAIRSPDVTASVSAVAAHRCVRQALTAQQKAMGAKGGLVAEGRDIGTAVFPDADLKVFLTATVSERARRRALDLEQRGFPVPERSELEAQIAERDHLDSTREEAPLVQAEDAVELVTDGMSIEAVIDALVGQFRSRVAEEAWPTPAG, from the coding sequence CTGAGCTGCGTTGTTCTCTCCACCCAGGCCGAGCTGGAGAGCTTCCGGGTCAACCTCAGTGGACCCCTGCAATTCGTGCCCACCATGGGGGGGTTGCATCAGGGCCACGGTGAACTGATTCGCCTTGCTGCGGCTCGGGGTCCTGTGCTGGTGAGTGTGTTCGTCAACCCACTCCAATTCGGGCCAGCTGAAGATTTTGATCGCTACCCGCGAACGCTCGACGCGGATCGGGGTTTAGCCGAACGCTCTGGTGCCCATGCCCTTTGGGCTCCGAGTGTCGACGCCATCTATCCAAGTGGGCTCCAGTCAGCGGTGTCGCGCTCAGCACAGGCAGCCCTGCAGACCCATCTTTGTGGCGCCTCCCGTCCCGGTCACTTTGATGGTGTGGTCACGGTCGTGGCACGGCTGCTGCAGCTGGTGGAGCCGTCCTGCCTTTGGCTGGGTGAAAAGGATTGGCAACAGCTGGTGATCTTGCGCCGGCTGGTGGCCGATCTCGATGTGGACGTGGCAGTGCGGGCCGTTCCCACCGTTCGTGAACCCGATGGTTTGGCCTTGAGCTCCCGCAACCAGTACCTCTCCTGTGCTGATCGGGCTCGAGCCGCTGCTCTGCCGTCGGCGTTGCGTTGTGCCGATCCAAACGATCCCGAGACCTCAGTGCGCCAGCGCCTTGGTGAAGCAGGGCTTGAGGTGGAGTATGTAGAGAGGGTCGCCCCCTTCACCCTTCAGCCCTGTGGCTCTGAAACGGCCATCTCACTGTTGGCCGCGGCGGTGCGTTGCGGGACGACCCGTTTGATCGATCACGTCTTCCTGATGACCCGCCAGCCACTTGTTGCCATTGATGGCCCTGCCGGTGCTGGCAAAAGCACCGTCACCCGGGCCTTTGCTGAGCAGATGGGGCTGGTCTACCTCGATACCGGCGCGATGTACCGGTCGGTGACCTGGTTGGTGCAACAGAACGGTGTGGACCCCCAGGATGCTGCGTCCATTGCACCGCTGTTGAACGACCTCGACCTTCAGCTGCGGTCGTTGCCCGGTGGCGGCCAGCAGGTGTTGGTGAATGGGCAGGACGTGAGTGAAGCGATCCGCTCGCCGGATGTCACAGCCTCGGTTTCGGCTGTGGCCGCGCACCGCTGCGTCAGGCAAGCGCTGACCGCTCAACAGAAAGCGATGGGTGCCAAGGGTGGCTTGGTGGCGGAAGGTCGCGACATCGGCACCGCTGTTTTTCCGGATGCGGATCTGAAGGTGTTCCTCACGGCCACAGTGAGCGAGCGGGCCCGGCGCCGTGCTCTGGATCTGGAGCAGCGGGGCTTCCCGGTGCCTGAGCGATCTGAGCTCGAGGCACAGATCGCCGAACGGGATCACCTCGACAGCACGCGCGAGGAGGCCCCCCTGGTGCAGGCGGAGGATGCGGTGGAGCTCGTGACCGATGGAATGAGCATTGAGGCTGTGATCGATGCCTTGGTGGGGCAGTTCCGCTCTCGGGTTGCCGAAGAAGCCTGGCCTACGCCGGCGGGCTGA
- a CDS encoding low molecular weight protein-tyrosine-phosphatase has protein sequence MTQKLLFVCLGNICRSPAAEGVFLHLLEERGLSDQFVVDSAGTGGWHVGNPADRRMQAAANRRGIQLPSRARQISLDDFSSFDLVLTMDDDNLTAVQGLAREAGPRATASIKPMLSYAQGFSETEVPDPYYGGEAGFEHVLDLLEDACANLLDELSPPA, from the coding sequence ATGACCCAGAAACTGTTGTTCGTCTGCCTCGGCAACATCTGCCGCTCACCAGCGGCCGAAGGCGTCTTCCTGCATCTGCTCGAAGAGCGTGGCCTCAGTGATCAGTTCGTGGTGGATTCCGCCGGAACGGGCGGATGGCATGTGGGCAATCCGGCGGACCGACGCATGCAGGCTGCAGCCAACCGTCGCGGCATTCAGCTGCCCAGCCGCGCACGACAGATCAGCCTCGACGATTTCTCGAGTTTCGATCTGGTGCTGACCATGGACGACGACAATCTCACGGCCGTCCAAGGACTGGCTCGCGAAGCCGGGCCTCGAGCAACGGCCAGCATCAAGCCAATGCTCAGCTACGCCCAGGGATTCTCCGAAACGGAGGTGCCTGATCCCTATTACGGGGGCGAGGCGGGCTTCGAGCATGTGCTCGACCTGCTCGAGGACGCCTGCGCCAACCTGCTCGACGAACTCAGCCCGCCGGCGTAG